The Streptomyces sp. HUAS MG91 sequence GTGCCGAATTGGTCTGCCGAGTGGCTGTGCACGGACATCGAGGTACGGGCCCCGGTTCGTTGGACTGCGGTGGACACCCGTGGCGCACGAGGGCGCTGGGGTGTCTCGGACGGGACCTCACACTAACGGCTGCCGACAACAGCGGCCCGCCGCCTGTGGATAACCCACCTGCGCCGGGCCGTACGTACCGCAAATATGGGGACTAGACAGCGGCCTTCTTCAACCGGCGGCGCTCGCGCTCGGAGAGGCCGCCCCAGATGCCGAACCGCTCGTCGTTGGCGAGTGCGTACTCGAGGCACTCGGAGCGGACCTCGCACGCCAGGCAGACCTTCTTGGCCTCCCTCGTGGAGCCGCCCTTCTCGGGGAAGAAGGACTCGGGGTCGGTCTGCGCGCAGAGCGCGCGCTCCTGCCAGCCGAGTTCCTCTTCCGCGTCCTCGACCAGCAGATCCGAAAACGACTCGGTCATAGTGCGCCCCTCGTCTGTCCGTGCGTCCCCGTGATGTTGCCGTTACCGATTTCGGCTGAACGACACGAGTGAAATTACAAGTGTGCCGATCCGGGGCAGTCAAGCCGGGATCTGCTATTGGGCCCCTTATTCACTCTGCGGAACCAAGGCTATGCGGAAAGTGCTCAAATCGGCAAAAACCGTGACACTTGCCAGCGGCTCATCCACCGATCCCGGCCACCCACAGCCCATGGAGTCGCCACACAAGAGGGGACGCCGCGGAGTTTGATCGCGTTCCGGCGGCACCCGCGAAGCGAGCCTGATCACATTCGGATCACAGGACCGCAACGACGTTTGCGCGCCGGTTCACTGCGCCACGTGTCCGCGAAGTGCCCTGCACAAACCTTTCACCAAACAGAACAACCGGAAAGGGCTAAAGATATCTCGCATTCCGGACATTGGGTTGACAGGGGAGGCATGAACCGATGTTCTGGTGGGCATGCTCGCGAACTTGGCACTCATGACGACGACCGGCACCGCCGGCTCCGTCTGTGCTGCCCGCGCGCACCACAGCTGTTGCTGTTCCAGCTGTTGAGTCGTTGAGCCCGAGGGCTCCGACCGCGCTTCTTCCTCTGCACGACCTCTGCATGACCTCTCTTCGCATGCTGCATGGCCCGTCTGCAACGACCGTCTGATCGACCTGTACGACTGAGGAATCCCACACTCGATGAACAGCGACAGCGACCTCCAGATCGCCGGCGACCTCCTCGAAGTCCCGCACCTGCTGCAGCCCGCGCGGGTGCACCCCGAGACCGTGGCCGAATTCGCCGGTCTCGCCCGCTCGCTCGCCGCCGACCGCTCCCAGTGGGAGCACCT is a genomic window containing:
- a CDS encoding WhiB family transcriptional regulator produces the protein MTESFSDLLVEDAEEELGWQERALCAQTDPESFFPEKGGSTREAKKVCLACEVRSECLEYALANDERFGIWGGLSERERRRLKKAAV